The following are encoded in a window of Rosa chinensis cultivar Old Blush chromosome 4, RchiOBHm-V2, whole genome shotgun sequence genomic DNA:
- the LOC112198059 gene encoding transcription factor bHLH153 encodes MIASSLCNATSRFSGEEGIDVRKMTEHKRSPCSVDQSSVTALASKRHKTDLSMSTKERKEKFGERIVALQQLVSPYGKTDTASVLLEAMDYIRFLHEQVKVLSAPYLQSTPTAKMQELHPYSLRSRGLCLVPVDCTVGVAQSNGADIWAPIKTTSPKFENVTSNFH; translated from the exons ATGATTGCTAGCTCTCTCTGCAATGCAACCTCCAGGTTCTCG GGAGAAGAAGGGATTGATGTAAGAAAGATGACAGAACACAAAAGAAGCCCCTGCTCTGTTGACCAAAGCAGTGTTACTGCTCTTGCATCTAAGCGACATAAGACTGATTTATCCATGTCAACAAAG GAGAGAAAAGAGAAGTTTGGTGAACGAATTGTGGCTCTACAACAGCTTGTTTCTCCATATGGAAAG ACAGATACAGCTTCTGTCTTACTGGAGGCAATGGATTATATACGCTTCCTTCATGAACAAGTCAAG GTGTTGAGCGCTCCATACCTCCAAAGCACGCCAACAGCTAAGATGCAG GAATTACATCCGTACAGCTTGAGAAGCAGAGGTCTTTGCCTTGTTCCGGTCGATTGCACAGTTGGAGTTGCTCAAAGTAATGGTGCAGATATCTGGGCTCCCATTAAGACTACTTCCCCCAAATTTGAGAATGTGACCTCAAATTTCCATTGA